One Octopus sinensis linkage group LG21, ASM634580v1, whole genome shotgun sequence DNA segment encodes these proteins:
- the LOC115223021 gene encoding 39S ribosomal protein L23, mitochondrial has protein sequence MAHRLPLWKQSIPKFPVYWQGNPQRYLFLPQFWMKMVKPKGKVPPNRVHFIVHPQMSKIDIRNYLEKIYKVPVVSVSTRTHEGEVKKHPEKRYDAFREDAYKMAYVQLGGDHTFEFPDIFDGKKTNIEKEIEEFQNLKKKQSLDEQKNWSKLSLPPWFR, from the exons ATGGCGCACAGACT GCCCTTATGGAAACAGTCTATTCCTAAGTTTCCAGTATACTGGCAAGGCAATCCACAACGCTATTTATTTCTTCCACAATTTTGGATGAAAATGGTAAAACCAAAAGGAAAAGTTCCACCTAACAGAGTTCATTTCATTGTACATCCACA AATGAGTAAAATTGATATAAGAAACTATTTAGAGAAGATCTATAAAGTCCCGGTAGTATCTGTTTCGACGAGAACCCATGAAG GTGAAGTAAAGAAACACCCTGAAAAAAGATATGATGCTTTCCGTGAAGATGCTTACAAAATGGCATATGTTCAGTTg GGTGGAGACCACACATTTGAATTTCCAGATATTTTTGATGGAAAGAAAACCAATATtgagaaagaaattgaagaatTCCAAAACCTGAAGAAAAAACAATCACTTGATGAACAAAAGAATTGGAGTAAACTTTCTTTACCTCCTTGGTTTCGATAG